From Candidatus Sulfotelmatobacter sp., the proteins below share one genomic window:
- a CDS encoding BatA domain-containing protein has protein sequence MNFLNPLFLFGLAAASIPIIIHLFTRRRPREVKFPSLEFLTEVNQSEIRRLRLRQWLLLLLRALAVAALALAMARPALRGSSGGGRAATTVVALLDRSGSMTADGLHGPVFLDARRAVEDLFTTLGPADELLLVPYDDQVRPVTPRPSSDLPRLRAALQGLEPSARTTDHDLALAFAARALSESHALNRELFWISDFQRAGFHAGADREGAGSSPLPAGAWNNVRTYLLPTPPVSRANAALLDASLAPAENGAALSVTGASYGASAGDRAVQVTAGGAEIGRGFLNLPSRGQAATLLPLSAAPETGGVAHIPDDALALDNVRYFAAGRAGTLRVLLREDGPPSPLALALAAGSPASGLAVERVDAAHLAERLAEADVLVLSGLERLGPAELQAVLDYARAGGPLFVALDERSDAEFWNGSLLRELGAGTLGPVAEAPEGSAWRLSRVVPVHPVLAGFPARPGEPLSSARFQRVRAFTPGSRGRALLEYDAAHAALVETPHALFLIASLSPDASDFAVSGAFLPLVHQIVKVVARGSAAASYAPGDRYGAPASTGAWRIEDSNGNELASELRADRGTTRLQSAPIEAPGLYRVLQNGRLRSSFAVNVDAGESDLEPLPEPELLGRFPAGRASVLHPGADLARRVREARYGRELWSWFVTLALLLLVAETLLGRWGLGTPARPADSRAA, from the coding sequence ATGAATTTCCTCAACCCGCTCTTCCTGTTCGGGCTGGCGGCAGCCTCGATCCCGATCATCATTCACCTGTTCACGCGGCGCCGCCCGCGCGAGGTGAAGTTCCCGTCGCTGGAATTCCTCACCGAGGTGAACCAGAGCGAGATCCGGCGCCTGCGCCTCCGTCAGTGGCTGCTCCTGCTGCTGCGGGCGCTGGCGGTGGCGGCGCTGGCGCTGGCCATGGCGCGCCCGGCGCTGCGGGGCTCGTCGGGCGGCGGGCGCGCCGCCACCACCGTGGTGGCGCTGCTGGATCGCAGCGGCAGCATGACCGCAGACGGATTGCACGGCCCGGTGTTCCTCGACGCGCGCCGCGCCGTCGAGGACCTCTTCACCACGCTCGGCCCTGCCGACGAGCTGCTGCTGGTGCCCTACGACGACCAGGTGAGGCCGGTGACTCCGCGGCCGAGCTCGGACCTGCCGCGCCTGCGCGCGGCGCTCCAGGGGCTCGAGCCCTCGGCGCGCACCACGGACCACGACCTGGCGCTCGCGTTCGCGGCGCGCGCGCTCTCCGAAAGCCACGCGCTCAACCGCGAGCTGTTCTGGATCTCGGACTTCCAGCGCGCCGGATTCCACGCGGGCGCCGACCGCGAGGGCGCCGGCTCCTCGCCGCTTCCGGCCGGCGCCTGGAACAACGTACGCACCTATCTATTGCCCACCCCTCCGGTGAGCCGGGCCAACGCCGCGCTGCTCGACGCCTCGCTCGCTCCGGCCGAGAACGGCGCCGCGCTCAGCGTCACCGGCGCGAGCTACGGCGCGAGCGCCGGCGATCGCGCGGTGCAGGTGACGGCGGGCGGCGCCGAGATCGGCCGCGGCTTCCTCAACCTGCCGAGCCGCGGGCAGGCCGCGACGCTGCTGCCGCTCTCCGCCGCGCCCGAGACCGGCGGCGTGGCGCACATTCCCGACGACGCGCTGGCGCTCGACAACGTCCGTTACTTCGCCGCCGGACGCGCGGGAACGCTGCGCGTGCTGCTCCGAGAAGACGGACCGCCATCGCCGCTCGCGCTCGCTCTGGCGGCCGGCTCGCCGGCCTCGGGGCTCGCGGTCGAGCGCGTGGATGCGGCGCATCTCGCCGAGCGCCTCGCCGAGGCCGACGTCCTGGTGCTCTCGGGTCTCGAGCGGCTGGGTCCGGCCGAGCTGCAGGCGGTGCTCGACTACGCCCGTGCCGGCGGGCCGTTGTTCGTGGCGCTCGACGAGCGCTCCGACGCCGAGTTCTGGAACGGCTCGCTGCTGCGCGAGCTGGGCGCCGGAACCCTCGGGCCGGTGGCCGAGGCGCCCGAGGGCTCGGCCTGGCGGCTGTCGCGCGTGGTGCCGGTGCATCCGGTGCTCGCCGGATTCCCGGCGCGGCCGGGCGAGCCGCTCTCGAGCGCACGATTCCAGCGGGTGCGCGCCTTCACGCCCGGCAGCCGCGGGCGGGCGTTGCTCGAGTACGACGCCGCCCACGCCGCCCTGGTCGAGACGCCGCACGCGTTGTTCCTGATCGCCTCACTGTCGCCCGACGCCTCCGACTTCGCGGTGAGCGGTGCGTTCCTGCCGCTCGTGCACCAGATCGTGAAAGTGGTGGCGCGCGGCTCGGCGGCCGCGTCGTACGCGCCCGGAGACCGCTACGGGGCGCCCGCCAGCACCGGCGCCTGGCGCATCGAGGATTCGAACGGCAACGAGCTGGCTTCCGAGCTGCGCGCCGACCGCGGCACGACGCGGCTCCAGTCGGCGCCCATCGAAGCCCCCGGGCTCTACCGCGTGTTGCAGAACGGCCGGCTGCGCTCCTCGTTCGCGGTCAACGTCGATGCGGGCGAGTCGGACCTCGAGCCGCTGCCCGAACCGGAGCTGCTCGGCCGATTCCCCGCCGGGCGCGCGTCGGTGCTCCATCCCGGCGCCGATCTCGCCCGGCGCGTGCGCGAGGCGCGCTACGGTCGCGAGCTGTGGAGCTGGTTCGTGACCCTCGCGCTGCTGTTGCTGGTGGCCGAGACCCTCCTCGGCCGTTGGGGGCTGGGAACGCCCGCCAGGCCCGCCGACTCGCGCGCCGCCTGA